The genomic interval ACCTAATCTTAATTTCAAAGAATTAACGACACTTTCCGTTGGTAAAAATTCATCAAGGCTATATCCTACAGCTGCTGAAGGAAAGTATCCTACTCTATTATCTTTTACAAAAACCGAAGAAGCATCACGTCTTGTAGTCAAAGTAACGGACAAATTGTCATTGAAGATATATTCACCACGAAGCATAAAAGACTGAAGTTCTTGTTGTGCAAAATTACTAGCGTAATTTTTACTAGATGCATCAGCAAATTGAGCAAAATAGTAGCCTACTGGACCTTTAATATTTAATCCAGAAAATGAATTGATGTAGTTTTTAGAGTTATTATACTCTTGAACACCTGTAATTTTCAAGTCATGTTTCCCAAATTCTTTATGCCATGTCAAAATATTAGACATTTGATACGAAGTAAATTTGTTTGTATTAAAACCCGCAGATGGGAGGTTATTATTATTCTCAACAAAATAGTTTTGAGTACTATTGTTATTAATCGCAGATCCAAGAACTAAACTGTAAGTAAAATCTTTTGATATATCATAACTTAAGTTAAAAGTAGCATTCAACACATCTTGAATTTGTTGAAAATCACTATTATTTAAAGTATAAACAGGGTTTTGGTTCAAAGAAGCTACACTCCTTATAGAACGCAAATTGTATTCTCCGTTTGTATTGTAAACAGGAGTAGTTGGATCCCATGTCAAAGCCTTGTAGATAATACTACCTTGTGTAGTACCAAAAGTTTCAAAGTTATTATGGTTTTGAAAACGGTTTACAAATAGGTTGAGCCCTACTTTTAACTTATCATTTACTTGAGCTTCAACATTTGAACGTGCAGCAAACTTTTCGGCATTTGTATTGATCACAATACCTTCAATATTATTGTAGTTACCAGAAATAAAATATCTTAATTTCCCTTCGGATCCACTTGCTGAAATTTGTAAATTTTTTGAAACTCCTGTTTTCAATATTTCTCTTTGATAATTTGTCCCGCCTTGTGCTTCAATTGCAGCAATATCTGCCGCTGTATAGAAAGCAGTACCTCTACGAGCATTTTCAATTCGAGCAAAATCCCCTACATTATCAGCCAATGTTGGTAGGTATTTTGGGATGGTTGCGATAGACGTAAAATAATCTACATTAATTTTTCCTTTACCCGAACCTTTTTTGGTAGTAATCACAATCACACCATTAGACCCTCGAACCCCGTAAACAGCAGTAGCAGAAGCATCCTTCAAAACATCCATCGAAGCAATATCGTTTGGATTTAAAGTACTTAAATCTCCTCCAATCATTCCATCGATTACAACAAGCGGATCATTACTACCTGTAATAGAGTTTACCCCTCTCACACGTACTTTAATTTCCCCTCCTGGAGCACCACTAGATCTAGAAACCATTACACCAGAGGCTCTACCTTGCAGTGCTTCTTCAACACGTACAACAGGCTGATCTGCAAATGACTTAGCAGTAACCTGACTTACAGCACCTGTAACATCTTTTTTCTTCGCTGTTCCGTATCCAATTACGACTACTTCATCTAAAGAAGCTACATCTGGTGCCAACTTAACATTAATTGTATTTGACTTTCCTACTTTAATAGATTGGGGATTATAACCTATGAATGAGATTAACAACACATCTCCTTCTTTAGCACCAATGGTAAATTTTCCATCAATATCTGTTGAAACTCCTGATTTTGTTCCTTTCTTGAGTACGTTAACCCCTGGAACTCCTTGACTAGTCTCGTCTGTCACTCGACCCGAAACTTGTTGAGCATAAAATTCTTGAACACTCATCAATGCCAAGAAAAGACCTAAGTAGGTGCTTTTTTTCAAATAAATTGAAATTCTTTTTTTCATAATTTTTAGTTGTTTTGGTTTTTAATATGGTTTTTTGTTTAATGTAGGTTATTAGTAATGGCAACTCTAGTCTTATAAAGTGCGTATTTCTTTAATTAATCAAATTAACATAAATTTAAGATATTACTTTAGCTAAAAATTACCTCTATTCAGTTCTAATTTACCCTGAAGCTATCAAGAATTAAATTAAATAAACTTTTAATCATTGATCAAAAGCAATGATTTCAATGAAAAACAAACGCATTTAACTAAAATTAATCATTTTCTATAAAACACAATTTAGATCCAAATAAGAAACAAGTTTCAATATTGAACTTTGTAAATATATAAAAAAATGTTAACACGTTGCTTCTACTTGACAAAATATTTGAAAAATCGCATAAAAAAAGTAGCAACTAACACAAATGTATTAGTTGCTACTTTTTTTAAAACTATAAAACTAGTCTCCTACCTCTGATACAACAATGACTGAATGACTTCAAAAGACAAACTTTGGTCATCATTAACAAAATATTTCAATAATGCTTCTCCCCAAATTTCACCGTCGCTATAATCTACGATAATCCAACGGTGATTGAGAATTTTAACTTTATTGATTATAAATTTATTCGTGCCTATTTGGTCTTGACCTGAATAAGGATTCCCTTTGGGATTGGAATTAAAATCCATCAACTTTTCCGTTACATGCGGAATTAATTTTTCATATAGTATCGTTTTATCCGGATTACTATTTTCAAAATAGTTTTGTGCATTTTCATTTTTATCTAATGAAAAATAGTTAGCATCAGTCAATTTAGCAGCAACAGCATTCAAGCTGTCTTTCAGTTTCTTGGTCACTCTTGTATAACGCTCTTGCTCGAATTTAACTTCTGAATTGTAATAAGCGTAAGTAAAAACATTGATAAGTACCAACAAAATAAAAACATAGAGTAATAATGATCTTTTCATTTTAAAATATAATTATAAAGTAATTTCTAAATTATCGTAAGCCAGAAAAACATTTTCTGGTAATTTTCCTTGTACCTCTTCATGAAAACCCATGATGTGGCTTATATGTGTCAAATAGGCTCTTTCTGGTTTCACCAATGCAATAAAATCCAGCGCTTCCTGCAAATTAAAATGTGAAAAATGGGGTTCTTCACGTAAAGCATTCACTACCAAAACTTTTAGGTTTTGAAGCTTATAAATTTCCTTTTCTTCAATAGTTTTCACATCTGTTAGATAAGCAAAATCATCAATTCGATACCCAAAAACCTGTAAGTCACCATGTAAGACATCTACTGGAATGATTGTTTTATTCCCTAAAACAAAAGGATAACCATTCGTTACTTCAAAGGTTTTAACAGAAGGAGCCCCCGGGTATTTATTTTCGGTTTGAAAAACATAATCAAAACGTTTTTTAATATTCTCGATAACCCTTGGATGCCCATAAAAAGGCATTTCACCTTGTCTAAAGTTAAAAGGACGAATATCATCAATACCTGCCGTATGATCAGCATGTTCATGTGTAAAAAGAATCCCATCTACTTTTTTACAGTTGGCTCTTAACATTTGTTGTCTAAAATCAGGACCACAATCCACTACATACGAGTGCTCTCCCCATTGAATCCAAATAGACACCCGTAATCTTTTATCTTTCTCATCAGTGCTGAGACACACAGGATGATCACTACCTATTATTGGAATCCCTTGAGAGGTTCCTGTTCCTAAAAAATATACTTTCAAATCTCTTTATTTTTTTTACAAAAATAACATTAAATCTCTTTCATTAGTTATCAAATTCATTAACTTTGTGACATATTCGCCAATTTTACACAAAAAAAATGGGTACTGACATTAAATTAAAAGGTGACAAAGTCATCGAACAAATACCTTCCATCAAGGACAAGGCTCTTCGCATCAACTTAAACGAAAACATTTACGGAACTTTTGCCGAAATTGGTGCCGGACAAGAAACAGTGCGTCACTTTTTTAGAGCTGGAGGCTCCTCTGGAACGATTGCAAAAGCGATGTCCGCTTACGACAAAGACTTTAGTGATGCCGTTTATGGAGATGAAAAGGATGGCCGTTATGTAACTGAAAGTCGCCTTAAGAAAATGCTTTCTCACGAAGTAAGCTTAATAGAACATAGACTAAACCGTGACAAACATCCAAATAAAATGTTCTTTAGCTATGCGAATACTGTTGCTACTATTGATTTTGCTAAACAATTCAAAGGTCACGGCTGGGTAGGTATCAGCTATCAAATAGAACCTGATGAAGCGTATAATGAAATCATACTTCACATTCGTTTTAAGGAAACAGATGTTCGATTGCAACAAGAAACGCTAGGTACTCTGGGCGTAAATTTAATTTATGGTGCCTATTATAAATACAATGACCCTAAAAAATTATTGCGTTATTTGTATGACCATCTGGACAAAGACCAACTAGAAATTGATACTATCAATTTTTCTGGTCCTCGATTTGCAGATGTTGACAACCGCTTAATGAGTTTACAACTCGTTAAAAACGGAATGACAGATGCCGTTATCTTTAATCCTAATGGTAAAAACATACTACCCGCTGCCATCTTATACAAGAAAAACATCCTTGCTTTAAGGGGAAGTTTCCGTCCCGTTACTAAAGTGAATATGGACATGTACAAGAAATCATTGAATATGTTCCTTAAGGAAAAAAAAGTAGACGAAAAAAACACCTTGGTGATTTTTGAAATCACACTTTCTAACTTGCGTTCTGATGGTGAAATTGACGAACGTGACTTTATGGATCGTGCCGAATTGCTTTGCTCCCTAGGACAAACAGTAATGATTTCCAATTTCCAAGAATATTACAAAGTCGTAGAATATTTCTCTAATTATACCAAAGCTCGTATGGGACTTGCTATGGGAGTAAACAATCTAATCGATATTTTTGACGAGAAATACTACCGCCATTTGAGTGGTGGAATTCTCGAGGCCTTCGGGAAATTATTCTTCCGTGATATGAAAGTATTTTTATACCCTATGCTGGATGAAAATGGAGAAATAGGTACATCACAAAACCTAAAAGTACACCCCAGAATGAAAGAACTGTACAAGTTCTTTAAATTCAACGGAAAAGTAATCGATATTGAAGATTATGATCCCGAAAACCTTACTGTTTTTTCTAGAGAAGTTTTAAAAATGATTCACACCGGAAAACCAGGTTGGGAACAAATGTTACCTGAAGGGGTAGCTGAACTAATCAAAAAAGATCATTTATTTGGATATCAATCAAGTAAATTCTTAGAAGAAAACCACTAATAGACTCCTAAAAGCAAGAATATATTAAATTCTTGCTTTTATATTTAGTTACCTTTTTGGATAAAAATTAATTTAAATATCCAAAACCAAAAATAATCGTTCTGAAAACCTACAGCATAACACATTTTTCAATAATTACCATTACCCTATTGATGTCTTCCTTGCACACTCCTGCAATAAGCAAGTCATTTTCTTACGATAGTCGCTCTATAAACACTCTAAACTCAAGCAAATTATTGATTGAATTAGCAGATATTGAAATCGACACCATTTTTAGTACAAAGAGGGACACTATTAAATCCAAGATAAAAAACAAAATCGATCCACTAAAAAGCAATACTGTTGTTACTTACCAAATTCATCATAATGGAAAAATTGAAAAAATAATTCCTAAAAAAATAACTAAAGAATTCAAAAATAAATACAGGTATATTTACTTTGATAAAAAAGGCAAGAAATATAATTTAGGAGATTTTACGATCTACAAAACGCACAAATTTAAAGGTACTGAAGGAGAAACGGTAAATCTTGTCAACCTTGAAGAAGTCCCTAAAACTTATAAAAAAGGAAAACTTCAATATCATTTTAACATCGACTCGCCAAGATCTTATGTCAACGAAAAAACGTTAGCCAGTTTTTTTGGAGCGATGCTAGAGGTCAACTATTTGGACATTGGTTGCAATGGGTTTAGCCACAAAGATGGCTCATCCAAACCTAGTAAAAGTCACATCAATGGTAATAACGGAGATTTTAAGTACCTTAGAAAGAATAAATCTTTAGAATGTGGAGCAGGAACAAGCTTAAACATCAGTAGTTCCCCGGATTCATTAGACTACCCTAGGCAAAATAAATGGAATGATGCCTTATATAAATTTGGATGGAAAAACATGCTAGGTTGGACTTATACAGTCCGAAAAAAGACAAAATACCTCCATCATATTACACACAAGACGACCAATCATCACCACCATCTACATGTTCAAAATTATGAACCTCAATTTAAAGAAATAAAAGAATGAAAAAAATAACCTTCCTTATTTTGATACTAGTATTTTTTTCATGTAAAAAAGATGCTAAAAATCCTGATAGCGTAACCACTAAAGCTATTATTACTGACTCTACTATTTATAGCTCTACGGCTATACAAAACTATTTAAAACTCAATCCTAAGTTTAGCGAATACCAAATAATTGGCCTTCATAACCCCAAAGAATTTACAGTAAAAGAACTCACCTTTCCTGTGAAAGAAAATGACTTTGATTACAATAAATCAGCTGATTTTAAATATTTTATTGCTACCACTTTTGACTTAAACAAAACAAACTACAAAGTAATTACTTATATCTCTTATGGCGAAAATGGATCTAAAGTATTGAACATCCAGTTAAACAGTTATCTGTCTGGAGCTCAGGTTGACGCTTTACTACTCGATTGTAGGTTTACCTTTGAAACTGAATATTACCGTAATTTTTCAATAAATAGCAATGGTACTATTACCTTGAAAAAATCAGCAATAGACAGCCTACTGTTTAACGAAGAGGGTGATATTATTGGTCAAAAAGCCGTAAAAGACACTACTACTGAAGTAGTTCTATACAAAATGAATAGTATGGGACATTTTATAAAATCTTAGCCCTTAATTGACAGTGATACTTCTAAAAAGTCAAAAATAATGAAGTATAAAAAAAGTTCTAAAATCTATTTTAGAACTTTTTTTATACTTCATACGCTACAACACTTATTTCAAAATTTGAGCGGCGTGTTCTTTCGTTTTTACTTTTTCAATAACTTCATCTATTATTCCTCCTTCGTTGATTATAAAAGTAGTTCTATAAATTCCATCATACTCTTTACCCATGAATTTTTTTGGCCCCCAAACTCCAAAAGCCTCAATAACCGATTTCGATTCATCAGCCAACAACGGAAAAGGAAGGTTGTATTTTTCCTTGAATTTAGTTTGCCTACCCGCTGAATCAGGACTTACCCCCAAAAGCGCATAATTATTAGCCTGAAAACGTTCAAAGTTATCTCTTAAGTCGCAAGCTTCTGCCGTACAACCTGGGGTACTAGCTTTTGGATAAAAGAAAACTACCAATTTTTTACCTGCGTAATCAGATAGTGTATGTGTTTTTCCATCTTGATCCATTCCTGAAAAGGCTGGAGCTTTATCTCCTTGTTTTAATGTCGTCATTTTTATGAGTTATGAATTAATGAATTATGAGTTATGAATTATAAGGTATTAGCTATGACTTATAGGTTTTCCAATTCAATTTTGACTTTTGATTTTTGTCTTTCTTCTTTTCTCTTTTACTTTGCCCCAGATGGTAATGAAAAGCCCGGACTGAAAAAACTTATTTTTTTCTTGTTTATAAAGAGCGACCAGCAGGAAGCTCCTTTATAAACTTAGAAAAAAAGTTTTTGAAGGAGGACTTGTAATGGACAGCTGGATTAGGCACAAAGTAAAATTTATATTATTTTTACAAAATATAAATTTACAATAATGAATAAGCAAGAGCGAGTAACATTTGTTATAAATACGTTAAAAGAATTATATCCTACGATTCCTATTCCGTTAGACCATAAAGATCCATATACACTACTGATTGCAGTTTTGCTCTCAGCTCAATGTACAGATGTACGTGTAAACAAAATCACACCTTTATTATTTGCTAAAGCTGATAATCCATATGATATGATTAAAATGACTGTGGAAGAAATTAAGGAAATCATTCGTCCTTGTGGGCTTTCGCCGATGAAATCAAAAGGAATTCATGGATTGTCTCACATTTTGATTGATAAACATAGTGGTGAAGTTCCACAAAGTTTTGAATATCTAGAAGAATTACCTGCCGTAGGGCACAAAACCGCTAGTGTGGTCATGTCACAGGCTTTTGGAGTTCCTGCTTTTCCTGTAGATACCCATATTCATCGATTGATGTACCGCTGGAATTTGACAAACGGAAAGAATGTACAACAAACAGAAAAAGATGCCAAACGAATTTTCCCTGAGGACACTTGGAACGACTTGCATTTGCAAATGATATGGTATGGTAGAGAATATTCTCCTGCACGTGGTTGGCATTTAGAGAAGGACATTATTACCAAAACAATCGGTAGAAAAACAGTACTTGAAAATTATTATAAAAAATAAAGACTCACTTAGTTTAATCATCAAACAAGTGAATATCAATAGTTTAAAGAAAATTAAAATACTTAGTTTGAAATAATTTCAAAATATTTATTGTCAATCTTGATTACATTCATCGCTTTAGAATAATTCAACAAAAAAGAAATGACTTCTTTTTTAGGTTTTATTGCTTTTGGGGCAACATTTTGTTTAGAGTAAATTTTTGCCATATCAGGGTATAATTATTTTATACTAGAACGGAGTATTTATCTAAATATTGTTAATTCGTTAGTACAATTTGATGTTTGTCTATCACTTTTCGCAAATTCATAAGCGCATATCGCATTCTACCTAAAGATGTATTGATACTTACTCCTGTAATTTCGGATATTTCCTTGAAACTCATGTCCTGATACATACGCATCATCAATACCTCTTTTTGATCATCAGGAAGTTCTTCTAGCAACTTACGGACGTCATTTTCTACTTGGTCAGTGATAATTTGTGTTTCAATATTAGGCGATTCATCGGACATAATCGAAAAGATAGAGAAAGCTTCAGTTTCACGAAACATCGGCATTTTTTTATTTCTTCTAAAATGATCGATCATTAAATTGTGAGCAATACGCATCACCCATGGAAGAAATTTACCTTCTTCATTATAGGAATTAGATTTCAATGTTTTTATTACCTTGATGAAAGTATCTTGAAAAATATCATTAGAGATATCCCTATCTGAAATCTTTGAGAAGATAAAACCGTATATTCTGGATTGGTGTCGCTTAATTAATATTTCCAAGGCTTTTTCATTCCCTGTCACATAATCCTTAACCAATAAAGCATCTGAGAGTTCTGTAGTAGCCATAATTTACCTTTTAGTTTTGTTAAAATTTTGGAGTAATTTTTCTAAAAAAGTAATTTTATCAAATAGGCTTTGGTTGTTCAGTGTTAATAGATTTAACAAATTTAACAAATATTAATTTTAATATGCAAATTAATGACAATAAATATTTGTTTCACTCATTAATACCTCCTGAAAAACAATAACATAGGTTGATATTATACCAAAATAAAATACGAACTTCTCGAAAAAATATTTTTCACAGATACAATCCTATGAATACTTTTTATTAGAAGTAAAAAAAAGAGAAACATTCAGATGCTTCTCTTTTTCTTATTTTATTGATAAACCTTGATGTAATCAATTATAAACTCTTGAGGAAAAATCATATCATTGACTTTTGGACCTCCAAAGTCACCTCCTATTGCCATATTGACTAAAAAAAAGAAAGGTTGGTTATAAGGCCAAATATCCTCGGTTTTGGTCACTGGACTAAAGGTGTAAACCAATTTATTGTCTACAAAAAAATCGATTTTATCCTTTGTCCAATCTATGGCATACAGATGAAAACCTTGTTCGATAGTTTCAATTTTTGTTTTCTTGGTGTTAATCGTATTTCCGTGACTGTCTTGAGTATGTAATGACGTAAAAACAACATGAGGTTCTTTACCTACATATTCAAGTATATCAATTTCTCCACATTTGGGCCAACCTACTTTGTCAATATTTGCCCCGAGCATCCAGAAAGCAGGCCAAACACCATAACCAACAGGTAATTTAGCTTTAGTTTCAAAATAGCCATATTGAAATTCTTTTTTCCCTTTTGTGTTGATTCGGGTAGAAGTGTATTTGTCAGCTTCTTTTTTGGCGGTAATAACCAATTTACCATCTATTAATTGATGATTGTCATTGGTGTACAACTGGCGTTCATTATTGCCCCAACCACAGTTGGGGCATCCATCTCCTAGTTCAACGTTCCAATTATTTTTGTTTAATTCTTTTCCCTTAAACTGTTCTTCCCATACTAATTTCTTTCCTTTTGGTTGTGCAAAAGAAAGCGTACTAATGAGTAGTAATACTAAAAATTTATGCATCTTTTAGTTATTTTGATATTGAAAATCAGCTGTCAAAGTCTTGTCCGAACTTCCACCAACAAAAACTTTGAAATCTCCAGCTTCGGCTTCCCATTTAGAATTAGCTGTGAAAAATTCAATCGTTTTTTTATTGATTATAAAAGTCACTTTTTTAGATTCATTAGGTTGTAATTCAATCATTTCAAATCCTTTTAGCTCTTTTACGGGACGAGTTATAGAGGCAAATAAATCTCTAACATACAACTGAACGACTTCTTTACCTGCATATTTTCCTGTATTCTTTAGGGTTACAGAAACTTCAATTTGCCCATTGTCTGCAAATGATTTTTGGTTTAAAACCAAGTTCGAATATTCGAATTTAGTATAGCTTAATCCATATCCAAAAGGATACAAAGGCGTGTTTTTTTCATCACTATAATGGGACCAAAAAACACTTTCTGGCTCATTCATCTCTGGACGACCCGTATTTTTGTAATTGTAATAAATAGGTACTTGACCTACATTTCTAGGGAATGTCATTGGTAATTTCCCACTTGGATTATAATCGCCATACAATACTTGCGCAATGGCATTACCACTTTGTGTTCCTAGTTGCCAAGCTTCAACAATCGCTGGAATATGAGCATCGGCCCAAGGAATTGCGAGAGGTCTTCCGTTGTTTAAAACCAAAACAATATTTGGATTCACTTTATACACTTCTTCCAATAATTCTTGTTGTACTCCAGGCAAACCAATATCTGTTCTACTCCTACCCTCACCAGATTGTAAACCGTGCTCTCCTAAGGACATAATCACTACATCAGCTCCTTTGGCAGCTTTGATTGCTTCAGCAAAACCACTTTTGTCGGTAGTATTAATTTTGGTTTCCCAAACAAATTGTGTACGCCCTACAGAAACATCAGCTCCTTTTACATAAGACAGGTTATTTCCTTTATATTTTTGCAATCCTTCCAACAATGAAACTGCAGTTTCATCATCAGCGGCAATACGCCAGCTACCTAAAGGACTCGTTTTATCATTGGCCAAAGCACCAATAACAACAATTTTTTGTCCTGATTTTTTAAGTGGCAAAAGCTCTCTTTCATTTTTCAACAATACGATTGATTTTTTGGCCATTTCCAAAACGGCTTCCTGAAACGCTGGTTTTCCTACTGTTTCTTTCTCATAGTTTTCGTCGCAGTACAAATAAGGATTATCAAATAGACCTAGTTCAAATTTTACTTTCAAAATTCTTCTAGCAGCATCATCAATCAAGCTTTCTTTGACCTTTCCTTCTTTAACCAATTCGGATAAATGAGCAACATAAGCACTGGATTCCATATCCATGTCTGAACCTGCATTGATCGCAATTTCGGCAGCATGTTTATTGTCTTTTGCATAACCATGTGCAATCATTTCGTTAATTGAACCCCAATCAGAAACTACAAAACCATCAAATTTCCATTCGTCTTTTAAGATTTGTCTTTGCAAGTATTTGTTTCCGGTTGCTGGAATTCCGTTCAGTTCATTAAAAGAATTCATAAACGTGCGCACACCTGCATCCAAAGCAGCTTTAAACGGAGGGAAAACAATATTTTGCAAAGTAGATTCCCCTACATCAACGGTATTATAATCACGCCCTGATTCGGCAAAAGCATACCCTGCAAAATGTTTGGCGCAAGCCAAAATAGTATTTTTTGCTTTTAAATTATCGCCTTGAAAACCTTGTACACGAGCAATTGCGATTTGACTACCTAGATAAGGATCTTCTCCGGCTCCTTCCATCACACGGCCCCAACGGGCATCACGAGCAATATCTACCATGGGTGCAAATGTCCAGTTGAGTCCAACTGAAGCAGCTTCTTCAGCCGCCACAGCTGCAGATTTTTTGATTTCAATCATATCCCAACTCGCCGCTTCGGCTAATGGAATGGGGCTTATCGTTTTATACCCATGAATAACGTCAAACCCAAAGAGTAATGGGATTCCCATACGGGTTTCTTCCACCGCAATTTTTTGCAATGCTCTAACGTCTTTTACACCTTTAACATTTAACATCGAACCTACCAATCCGTTTTTTAAATCGGCATATTTTTTAGCAGCTTGTCCTTCCTTTGGAGTTGGTCCGGTAATTTCCCAAAAACCATTGTATTGATTGAGTTGTCCTATTTTCTCTTCTAATGTCATCAACTTCAAAACTGAATCTACTTTGGTCTCCAAACTATTCATTGGAGAAAAAGCAACTTTTGGCTGAATGATTTTTTGGCTACAACTGATTACAACAATAGTAGAAAAGACAAATGATACTATTTTTAATTTTCTCATTTTCTATTTTTTTAATTTAAAAGGCCGAAATAAATCCGACCTTTTGATTTCATTTTTAATTCGATTATTGATACACTCTTACATAATCAATCTCCATAGAAGATTGAGTGAAAGCAGTATCAATAGTACCACCAAAACTTCCTCCCATGGCTACATTTAGAATCATAAAAAAGTCTTTATTGAATGGTAAGCTATTGTTATTTGCAACGGTATGAAACAACACATCATCTACATAAATTTTTACTGATGCTGGACTCCAAATGGTTTTATACACATGAAATTCAGTCGAAGCATTTGCAATAGTCGTTGTTTTACCATTACCATTCCCTCCAGAATTCCCTGGATAATGTAAGGTTCCGTGAATAACATTTTGTTCATTTCCTTTGTGTTCCATTATATCAATTTCTCCACAACCTGGCCATGTATTGGTTGCATAATCTGAACCTAACATCCAGATTGCTGGCCAAGTACCTCCACCAGAAGGTAATTTAGCTCTTACCTCTACTTTACCATAAGTGAACTTGTATTTTCCTTCGGATTTTAAACGAGCCGAAGTATAATCACTACCTGATTTTTTGGCAGTAATTTTTAAATTTCCACCAGAAACAACCACATTCTCTGAATTACTAGTATACGTTTGTTTTTCGTTGTTTCCCCAACCATTATTACCTGTTCCTAAATCATAGGTCCATTTTGCAGTATCTGGAGCACCATCAGTATTGAACTCGTCAGACCATACTAAATTAGTGTAATCAACAGCAGCCACAACTTGT from Flavobacterium ovatum carries:
- a CDS encoding sigma-70 family RNA polymerase sigma factor, with protein sequence MATTELSDALLVKDYVTGNEKALEILIKRHQSRIYGFIFSKISDRDISNDIFQDTFIKVIKTLKSNSYNEEGKFLPWVMRIAHNLMIDHFRRNKKMPMFRETEAFSIFSIMSDESPNIETQIITDQVENDVRKLLEELPDDQKEVLMMRMYQDMSFKEISEITGVSINTSLGRMRYALMNLRKVIDKHQIVLTN
- a CDS encoding TonB-dependent receptor, which translates into the protein MGTDIKLKGDKVIEQIPSIKDKALRINLNENIYGTFAEIGAGQETVRHFFRAGGSSGTIAKAMSAYDKDFSDAVYGDEKDGRYVTESRLKKMLSHEVSLIEHRLNRDKHPNKMFFSYANTVATIDFAKQFKGHGWVGISYQIEPDEAYNEIILHIRFKETDVRLQQETLGTLGVNLIYGAYYKYNDPKKLLRYLYDHLDKDQLEIDTINFSGPRFADVDNRLMSLQLVKNGMTDAVIFNPNGKNILPAAILYKKNILALRGSFRPVTKVNMDMYKKSLNMFLKEKKVDEKNTLVIFEITLSNLRSDGEIDERDFMDRAELLCSLGQTVMISNFQEYYKVVEYFSNYTKARMGLAMGVNNLIDIFDEKYYRHLSGGILEAFGKLFFRDMKVFLYPMLDENGEIGTSQNLKVHPRMKELYKFFKFNGKVIDIEDYDPENLTVFSREVLKMIHTGKPGWEQMLPEGVAELIKKDHLFGYQSSKFLEENH
- a CDS encoding MBL fold metallo-hydrolase, producing the protein MKVYFLGTGTSQGIPIIGSDHPVCLSTDEKDKRLRVSIWIQWGEHSYVVDCGPDFRQQMLRANCKKVDGILFTHEHADHTAGIDDIRPFNFRQGEMPFYGHPRVIENIKKRFDYVFQTENKYPGAPSVKTFEVTNGYPFVLGNKTIIPVDVLHGDLQVFGYRIDDFAYLTDVKTIEEKEIYKLQNLKVLVVNALREEPHFSHFNLQEALDFIALVKPERAYLTHISHIMGFHEEVQGKLPENVFLAYDNLEITL
- the bcp gene encoding thioredoxin-dependent thiol peroxidase translates to MTTLKQGDKAPAFSGMDQDGKTHTLSDYAGKKLVVFFYPKASTPGCTAEACDLRDNFERFQANNYALLGVSPDSAGRQTKFKEKYNLPFPLLADESKSVIEAFGVWGPKKFMGKEYDGIYRTTFIINEGGIIDEVIEKVKTKEHAAQILK
- the nth gene encoding endonuclease III → MNKQERVTFVINTLKELYPTIPIPLDHKDPYTLLIAVLLSAQCTDVRVNKITPLLFAKADNPYDMIKMTVEEIKEIIRPCGLSPMKSKGIHGLSHILIDKHSGEVPQSFEYLEELPAVGHKTASVVMSQAFGVPAFPVDTHIHRLMYRWNLTNGKNVQQTEKDAKRIFPEDTWNDLHLQMIWYGREYSPARGWHLEKDIITKTIGRKTVLENYYKK
- a CDS encoding SusC/RagA family TonB-linked outer membrane protein, with the translated sequence MKKRISIYLKKSTYLGLFLALMSVQEFYAQQVSGRVTDETSQGVPGVNVLKKGTKSGVSTDIDGKFTIGAKEGDVLLISFIGYNPQSIKVGKSNTINVKLAPDVASLDEVVVIGYGTAKKKDVTGAVSQVTAKSFADQPVVRVEEALQGRASGVMVSRSSGAPGGEIKVRVRGVNSITGSNDPLVVIDGMIGGDLSTLNPNDIASMDVLKDASATAVYGVRGSNGVIVITTKKGSGKGKINVDYFTSIATIPKYLPTLADNVGDFARIENARRGTAFYTAADIAAIEAQGGTNYQREILKTGVSKNLQISASGSEGKLRYFISGNYNNIEGIVINTNAEKFAARSNVEAQVNDKLKVGLNLFVNRFQNHNNFETFGTTQGSIIYKALTWDPTTPVYNTNGEYNLRSIRSVASLNQNPVYTLNNSDFQQIQDVLNATFNLSYDISKDFTYSLVLGSAINNNSTQNYFVENNNNLPSAGFNTNKFTSYQMSNILTWHKEFGKHDLKITGVQEYNNSKNYINSFSGLNIKGPVGYYFAQFADASSKNYASNFAQQELQSFMLRGEYIFNDNLSVTLTTRRDASSVFVKDNRVGYFPSAAVGYSLDEFLPTESVVNSLKLRLGWGQVGNQNIGAYATDTKYNNVSYSFDGTTATPGVYLLNYGNKELNWETTSQSNFGIDLGFQDRRGNLSVDIYKKLTTDLLLNNPLSGLDGGGGAGGAARGFITSNVGEVSNKGIDVNLGYDLFKNEDFTWNSNVSVSYVKNKVEKLSDGKTKIDGTFIAPGGQSRVLNVIELGQSLGQLYGATFLGTWKTGDVIPVSKTTGTAAGVPGQAKYVLDADNNVAFGAIGNGTPTTFIGWNNTLSYKNWNCNIFIQSVSGADIYNMTQAGINGGAGDARSFLSSEQVNQWTSTNQTDVPTNSIFANSSKFLENGNFIRLSNLNIGYTFKDFAGFKNTSLKVYASGQNLFLITKYSGYDPENTTTRSEQGTSDVTAGINAGAFPTPRTYTLGLKFQL